One window of the Candidatus Neomarinimicrobiota bacterium genome contains the following:
- a CDS encoding homocysteine S-methyltransferase family protein, with translation EAMREAISAGARIVGSCCGSGPEHTRALRTLL, from the coding sequence GAAGCCATGAGAGAAGCGATTTCAGCAGGGGCGAGAATTGTCGGTTCCTGTTGCGGCTCAGGTCCGGAACACACAAGGGCACTCAGAACCCTTTTGTGA